The DNA region TGGCCACCGCTTCAGCCCGCGTCTTGTCCTCGCCGGAGAGCACCGTACCGGTTAGGACCACGCGATTGGCGTCGCCAAGCGCGATGGACTCAACATGGATGTTCGAGCCCGGAATGACTCGCGCCAGAGCCAGCTCCAGCGCATTGCCGACCTGCGAGGGCTCCTCGATCACTTTGACGTCCAGCACAGCAATGGTGCGGCCCTGGTCATCGATAAAGAAGATGTTGGTATCGCCCCCACTGATGCCCTGGATCATGGCGCGCGTGCGGGTCCGCATGACCGCTGCCGCGACGCCAGGCTGAGAGACAATGACTTCCGCGGCGCCGGCGGGCAGGTCCACCAGAGCAGTCTTGTTGATCTGCACCTCGAACTTGCGCGTCGCACCATAGGATGCCGGTGAAATGGTGAGGTGCGTTTCGCCTGCCGCAAGGGCAGGGCTCGCCGACAACATCGCTGCCACGGCCGGGGCTGTAAGGGCGCCGAGAGCCCGGCGCGCGAAACGAGCCAGCATCTGGTTCATGGGTTTCTCCGCGCTCATTGAGGCACCATTTCGGGGTCGACCGGCAGTTCGGTTGAATTGGGTTGAGAGAAGGCGGGCGAGGACGGAGAAACCGGCACCAACTGCCCGGAGCGACCGGCAAGCACCGATTGCTCTCTGCCGAAGCGGATCAGCCGCACAGACTGGTTGGTGTCGGGGCCCGCGGCCACTGTGTTGTCGTCGAAGTCAACGACCGAGCGCAGCGTCAACGTCAGTTGCCCACGGGTCGAGGCGTTGATCAGGGTCTGCGCCTGGGCGGGCGTCAGTTCGAGCGTGGCGATGGTGGAGCTATCGAAAACCACCGGTTTAGGACGTGGTTCGGACGGGTCGACGGCCCCGCCGCTTTCACCCAGCTCGCCAAGGCGCTGCCCGATTGCGAGCACACGGACGTTGGAGAGGATGACCTCGGACTGCTCACCGGCCTCGCCCTGGGTGGTGAGCACCACATCGACACGATCATTGGGGACTACGAATCCGCCGGCGCTCGACACCGCCGTCACACCGACAGAGACCCCTCGCATGCCTTCGGACAACACAGCCGACAAATAGCCCTGGTCGGAGCGCACGAGCTTGGCTTCGCGAATGGGCTCGCCCGGGAAGAACTCGAAGCGAGCAACGGCGCCGTCGAGTTCGGCAGCCGCATCGGGCATGGCAGAGATGGTGACGTATTCAGCACGGAGGGCGCCCTCGGGCCAGTCCTGCCACTCCAGCGTGTCGGGGCTCAGCCGCTCGCCCATGCCGATGGGTGCCTTGGCCACCAGGATCTGTGTCTGGGGCTCCTGGACGACTTGCGTCTGCACGATCTGTTCGGGCGCGGGACGTGACCCACCACGCGTTACGAGAAACGCGGCCAAACCACCTGCGACAAGCGCAACGACCAGCAAGATGATACGCGCCGGCTTCATGCCCAACTCCGGTTACACGAGGCGCATTTCGCCCCAAGCCATGAGCTGAACAGTGGACTCAAAGGGTCAAAGTTTGGTTAATCGGGGCTTTTTCGAGAGAGTTAACAGAGCGTTATTCTCTATAGGAAGCGGGCTTTGCGGAAACGAGGGGTCAGCCTTTCCTAAGCCGAAGTCGAGCACCGCCGAAGTGATGATCTTAGGCTGCGAGGTGCAAGAAGATGGTAGATTGCGAGTAAGTCAGCAGGCCGGCAATGGCCAGTGCGATCCCATACGGCACACCAGACTTGCGGTCGTGCAGGCGCTCCAACCAGCGATACCGCGCCAAGAATGGAGTAAGGGGCAGGCCGCGAAGCGCCAGAATGGCTAAGGTCAACACACCGCCAAGGAGGCCCGCATAGACAAGATAGGGTAGTGTCAGCCCAAAGCCGAGCCAGAGCGTGGTCGCGGCGGCCAGCTTGGCATCGCCCCCTCCAATGACGCGAAGAGCAAACAAGGCAAACCCCGCGGCGAGTACCACAAAAGCGCAGGCCAGGTGCATGGCAAATTGCTGGAGTGGCATGCCTACCAGCAGTGCCAGCAGAAGGAACGCTCCGGTAAGAAGCAAGACCAGCTTGTTGGAGATGCGCATGGTCAAAAGGTCGGACGAAGCCGCGAACGCCATAGCGAGGGGGAAGACGAAGAGGAGAATTGCGCTCATCGGTGTTCCGTTTCTAGTCGACGGTTTGCCAGGCACCTGTAAGTGCCGCTTGCACTTCGTCTTCAACGTAGTTGAAGAGTACCAACACGCTGTTTCCTGTGGCAGCCACCGCAACTATGAGCGTTATGGTGATAATGGAAGCGATCAAGCCATACTCGATGGCGGTGGCGCCCCGCTCACAGATCCATAAGCTACGAAAGCGCAGCGCCAGACTCTCTGACATCCCGCGAAGCGCTTTCTGTCTATCTGCGCAGGACATGAACACCTTGGCTCTCGACTTACCAGAAGGGTGGCAACGGCTTCGCGGCGGTTATTCGCTAGGCCTTGCGCGGCTGTGAGGAAGATCTTCATCCCCAGGCTGCTGTTTTTCACGTCACTGCGTGGCGCTTTCGTCCGGCACGCCACACATCGAACCTAAGCAAAACGGTAGTCGGGAGCGGTTGAAATTACGTTAAACGAAAGGCGGCTCACTGCGCCAAAACTCTTCAGTGGAAGCATGTGCATCAGCAAACTGGCAGGGCAGGAATCGCCAGCGGCCCCTGACCCGACTGATCTTTGCCAAAAATTCACCATTCGGGGCGAGAGTGGACGCTAGCTTCCTTTAGCCTGCGGACCCCGTATCATGCGTTCAGTTCTTGCCGCCGTTTTCGTGCTTGTGTCCCTGATGGGGGCAGCACCCGCGGTGGCGAATGACGGCGCCCCGATCAATGTGAACGTCAACATGGCACGCATTCTCAGGATCAACGCCGCCGCCGCGACGGTGATCGTGGGTAACCCGGGAATTGCCGACGTTACGATCCAGGACCCGCAAACGCTGATCCTCACCGGCAAGAGCTATGGCCAGACCAATCTCATCGTGCTCGACAGCGCAGGAAATCCCGTAGCCGACACCATGATCGAAGTGGTGCAGATGCAGGCAGGCGTGACCACGGTCTATAACGGCCTTGCCCGACAGAGCCTCTCCTGTGCGCCCGTCTGCCAGTCGGTCATCATGATGGGCGATGACCCGACCTACTCGTCACAAGTGCTGGCCTCAGCGCAATTGGTGCAGTCAAACACCAACTGACCTGCTGTTCACCTATCGTTAAGGCTGCCAGCAATCTGTCAAATCGGTGGCTCTTCAGCTAACGGCTAATTAGCCAAACCGTCCTAGCGTGCTGTGCATGACTGGACGCCTTGCATCGAGAATAGGCCGAAAGCTGCTCGGGAAGCGGCGCCGCTTTGCACGCGATGAACGCGGCGCGACCGCGGTTGAGTTTGGGCTCCTCGCCTTTCCCTTTTTCGCTATCGTCGGTGCCATTCTCGAACAATCACTCGTTTTTCTGTCCGGACAGGTGCTGACTAGCGCGGTTCAGGACGCCTCCCGGCTGATCCGTACGGGCCAAGCAACAGCCACCAACTTCGACATCGATAAGTTCCGCGACATCATGTGCGGTCGACTCTACGGCCTCTTTGACTGCAGCGAAGTCCATCTCATGGTGACAGCTTATACGAACTTTTCTGAGGTCGAGTTCGTGGCGCCAGTCGACTGGGACTGCGAAATCGAGTGTGGCTGGACAGAGGACCAGGAGTTTGCGCCAGGCACGGCCAACTCAGTCGTGATTGTCCAAGCACATTACAAGCGCCCGGTCATCGTGAGCTTTGGTGGCGCTGGACAAGGTAATCTCGGCGACGGACGGCGGCTCCTTGGCGCTGCGGCCGTCTTTATGAACGAGCCGTTCTGATGTGGGTCGCGAGAGCCATTTCGCTCCTCCGGAAGTTCGGCGTCACGGAGGGCGGTGCGGCTGCGGTCGAATTCGCGCTTATCCTCCCTGTCATGCTCCTGGCCTATGTTGGCACAATGGAGGCTAGTGCCCTCATTTCGATGGATCGCCGGATCCAGACCGTTTCAAGCGTGGTGGGCGATCTTGTTGCCCGCAAAGAGGCGCTTGTCGAAAATGACCTGCTGAACTTCTTCGGGGCGTCTACCAGCATCATGACGCCTTACACAACGGCGACACTCACTCAAACCATCACCCAGATTGAAGTGAAAAAAGACCGAACAGTTAAGGTCATCGACTCCTTTGTGTTCACCAATGGCAAGCTCACCAAACGCACCACGGAGGAGACAGATGATACCTACGAACTTCCTGAGCCCATGCTCGACATTTCGTTGCCTGCATTCATCATCGCCTCGGAGGCAAGTTACTCATACACACCGTTCTACGGAATCGTCTTCGACCAGCCGGTAAACCTCTATCGTCAGACTTTCTATCTGCCGCGGCATGGCAGCACCAAAAGGATTACGATGCCCGGCCCCTCCTAGCCGGTTGCGCGGCCTCGTCCCCCATGCCACAAGCCGGCCATCCTTCCTCGATCCGGCTAGATCCTCATGACCGATACCATCGTCCCCGTCTTCGATCTCGGCGGCGTGTTCGTCGACTGGAACCCCATGTACCTGTTCCGCAAGCTCTTCGACACCGAAGAGGATGCGCTGTGGTTCCATCAGAACATCTGCACGCTCGACTGGAATCTTGAGTTCGACGCCGGCGAGATCTATTCGGAGGGGGTGGCCAAGCTCATCACCCGCTTCCCCAGATACTGGCGCGAGATCCAGGCCTACGACCAGCGTTGGAAGGAGACTCTGGGCGGGTTCATCCAGGGCACCATCGACATTCATGACGAGCTGATCGCCAATGAGGTCCCCACCTTTGCCATCACCAACTTCTCGTGGGAAAAATGGGTGAGTTGCCTGCCGGAGTGGCCGTTCCTCGAGAAGTTTGACGGCGTCATCGTCTCGGGTCTAGAGGGCCTGGTGAAGCCGGATCCGCGGCTCTACCGCGTCTTTTGTGAGCGGTACGGCCTTGCCCCCGAAAGCTGCGTCTTTATCGACGACAGCGAGCCAAACATCGTCGCCGCTCGCAAATATGGCATGCATGGCTGCCACTTCAAGAACCCCGAGCTGCTCCGCAAGGAACTGATCGCGCTCGGTTTGCCGCTCGCGGAAAAGTAGGCGTCCGCGCCTACTTCGTCCCATACATGCGGTCGCCGGCGTCGCCGAGGCCGGGAATGATGTAGCCCTTCTCGTTGAGATGGCTATCGATCGAGGCGGTAAATACCGGAACGTCGGGATGGGCGGCGTTGAAACGTTCGATGCCTTCGGGGGCCGCGAGCAGGCAGAGAAAGCGGATATTGTTGGCGCCGCGCTCTTTAAGCTTGTCGATGGCGGCGGTAGCCGAATTTGCCGTTGCCAGCATCGGGTCGACGACGATGATCAGGCGGTTGTCCAGGCTTGAGGGTGCCTTGAAGTAATACTCGACCGGCTCCAGCGTAACGTGATCACGATAAATGCCGATATGGGCAACGCGCGCCGCCGGCACGAGGTCGAGCATGCCATCGAGCAGCCCGTTGCCCGCCCGCAGGATGGAGGCAAAGACGAGTTTCTTGCCCTTGATGGTGGGCGCATCGAGCGGCGCCATGGGCGTCTCGATCCGCACGGTTTCAAGTTCGAGATCGCGCGTCACCTCGTAGCACATCAGGTGCGCGATCTCCCGCAGGAGCCGCCGGAAGCCGGCGATAGATGTTTCCTTGTTGCGCATGATCGTCAGCTTGTGCTGGATCAGCGGGTGACCGATGACGGTGACATTGGCGCGGCTGACATCGTTCATCGGAACACCTTTGCTTTAGAGGAAACTTACGCCATGGCGGCCCGGCGACAGGCCGAGCCAGTGGGCGATGCTCTCGCCTATATCGGCGAATGTGGACCGAATGCCAATCTCGCCCTGCGACAGGCTTGGGGAAAAGACAAGGATCGGCACCTGCTCGCGCGTGTGGTCGGTGCCCGGCCAGGTGGGGTCGTTGCCGTGATCGGCCGTCAGAACCAGCAGATCATCGTGCCGGAGCTTGCTGATCATCTGGGGCAGCAGACCATCGAATAGCTCGAGTGCGGCAGCATAGCCAGGAACGTCGCGGCGGTGCCCATATTCGCTGTCGAAGTCGACGAAATTGGTCATGATGAACGCCCGGTCGGCGGCCATTTCCAGCGCTTCCAGCGTCTTGTCGAACAGTTGAGGAATGCCGGTCCCCTTTATCTTGTGGGTGACACCCTGCCCCGCATAGATGTCCGAAATCTTGCCTATGGCGTAAACTTGGTTGCCGGCCGCCTTGTTCCGGTCCAGCAGCGTCGGCTCGGGCGGCGCGATGGCGAAATCCCGGCGATTGCCGGTGCGCTTGAAGCTGGTCGCGTCCTCACCAATGAAAGGTCGAGCAATCACCCGACCGATCATCAGCGGCTTGGTAAGCTCGAAGGCAATTTCGCAGATTTCGTACAGCCGGTCCAAGCCGAAATGGCTTTCATCGGCTGCGATCTGAAACACCGAGTCGATCGAGGTGTAGCAGATGGGCTTGCCTGTCCGGATCGACTCCTCACCAAGTGCGGCGATGATCTCCGTCCCCGAAGCGTGCTTGTCGCCCAGAATGCCGGGCAGCTTGGCGCGCTGGATGAACTCGGCGATCAGTTTGGGCGGAAAGGTGGGTTCGGACTGCGGAAAGTAGCCCCAGTCAAAGGGCACTGGCACACCGGCGATCTCCCAATGGCCCGAAGGCGTGTCCTTACCCTTGGAGACTTCCCGGCCCACGCCGAAGCGTCCCCTCTTGGCCACTGCAGAGAGCCCTGGCGGCACGGTACCGCTCGAGAGCTGAATGGCCGCGCCAAGGCCCATCGCGTCCATGTTGGGCACGTGCAGCGGGCCATGCCGCAGCCCCTGGCGGTCGGCTCTGCCATCGGCGGCCCATTCGGCGATGTGCCCGAAGGTGTTGGAGCCTTGATCGCCATATTTCTCGGCGTCGGGCGCTCCGCCGATACCAACGCTGTCAAGAATGCAAAGAATGGCGCGTGGCATGGACTACTCCTGGCCCAACGGAGTGGGCGCAACGCTTTCAGGAATGAGGACGTGGATGGTGGCATCTGCGCCCAAGCGATAAGCTTGCTTGAGGCGGCGCTCCGCGTCAGCTGCACTCTCCTCGTCTCGCGCATGAATGCGGGCGATCGGAGTGTGGTGATCGACCGACGTTCCCAGTCCGACAAGACGATCAAAGCCAACACTATGGTCGATGCTGTCGGTGGGACGGGTCCGGCCGCCCCCGAGCGCAACGACGGCCATGCCAACGCCACGGGTGTCGATCTCGGCGACCTTGCCCTCACCATCGGCGTAGACGTCGCGCACGATAGCCGCGTGCGGCAGATAGTTGTCCATGTTGTCGACGAAGTCGCCGGGGCCACCCAGCGCCTGCACCATGATGGAGAAGCGCTGCGTCGCCCGCCCACTTTCAAGCGCGGATTCCGCGAGCATCCGCCCCGCAGCCTCGGTGCCGGCGACGCCAGTCATCTCGGCAACCTTGGCACACAGCGCCAGCGTCACTTCCCGCAGCCGCTCATCTTGGTGCTTGCCGGTGAGGAAATCCACCGCGTTGCGGACCTCCAGCGCATTGCCGGCGGCACTGGCCAGGGGCTCGTTCATGTCGGTGATAAGAGCGCCCGTGCGGAGCCCCGCCCCATTGGCGACCGTCACCA from Devosia sp. RR2S18 includes:
- the cpaB gene encoding Flp pilus assembly protein CpaB: MKPARIILLVVALVAGGLAAFLVTRGGSRPAPEQIVQTQVVQEPQTQILVAKAPIGMGERLSPDTLEWQDWPEGALRAEYVTISAMPDAAAELDGAVARFEFFPGEPIREAKLVRSDQGYLSAVLSEGMRGVSVGVTAVSSAGGFVVPNDRVDVVLTTQGEAGEQSEVILSNVRVLAIGQRLGELGESGGAVDPSEPRPKPVVFDSSTIATLELTPAQAQTLINASTRGQLTLTLRSVVDFDDNTVAAGPDTNQSVRLIRFGREQSVLAGRSGQLVPVSPSSPAFSQPNSTELPVDPEMVPQ
- a CDS encoding prepilin peptidase, translating into MSAILLFVFPLAMAFAASSDLLTMRISNKLVLLLTGAFLLLALLVGMPLQQFAMHLACAFVVLAAGFALFALRVIGGGDAKLAAATTLWLGFGLTLPYLVYAGLLGGVLTLAILALRGLPLTPFLARYRWLERLHDRKSGVPYGIALAIAGLLTYSQSTIFLHLAA
- a CDS encoding Flp family type IVb pilin; the encoded protein is MSCADRQKALRGMSESLALRFRSLWICERGATAIEYGLIASIITITLIVAVAATGNSVLVLFNYVEDEVQAALTGAWQTVD
- a CDS encoding pilus assembly protein N-terminal domain-containing protein produces the protein MRSVLAAVFVLVSLMGAAPAVANDGAPINVNVNMARILRINAAAATVIVGNPGIADVTIQDPQTLILTGKSYGQTNLIVLDSAGNPVADTMIEVVQMQAGVTTVYNGLARQSLSCAPVCQSVIMMGDDPTYSSQVLASAQLVQSNTN
- a CDS encoding TadE/TadG family type IV pilus assembly protein; translation: MTGRLASRIGRKLLGKRRRFARDERGATAVEFGLLAFPFFAIVGAILEQSLVFLSGQVLTSAVQDASRLIRTGQATATNFDIDKFRDIMCGRLYGLFDCSEVHLMVTAYTNFSEVEFVAPVDWDCEIECGWTEDQEFAPGTANSVVIVQAHYKRPVIVSFGGAGQGNLGDGRRLLGAAAVFMNEPF
- a CDS encoding TadE/TadG family type IV pilus assembly protein; this translates as MWVARAISLLRKFGVTEGGAAAVEFALILPVMLLAYVGTMEASALISMDRRIQTVSSVVGDLVARKEALVENDLLNFFGASTSIMTPYTTATLTQTITQIEVKKDRTVKVIDSFVFTNGKLTKRTTEETDDTYELPEPMLDISLPAFIIASEASYSYTPFYGIVFDQPVNLYRQTFYLPRHGSTKRITMPGPS
- a CDS encoding HAD family hydrolase, which gives rise to MTDTIVPVFDLGGVFVDWNPMYLFRKLFDTEEDALWFHQNICTLDWNLEFDAGEIYSEGVAKLITRFPRYWREIQAYDQRWKETLGGFIQGTIDIHDELIANEVPTFAITNFSWEKWVSCLPEWPFLEKFDGVIVSGLEGLVKPDPRLYRVFCERYGLAPESCVFIDDSEPNIVAARKYGMHGCHFKNPELLRKELIALGLPLAEK
- the upp gene encoding uracil phosphoribosyltransferase → MNDVSRANVTVIGHPLIQHKLTIMRNKETSIAGFRRLLREIAHLMCYEVTRDLELETVRIETPMAPLDAPTIKGKKLVFASILRAGNGLLDGMLDLVPAARVAHIGIYRDHVTLEPVEYYFKAPSSLDNRLIIVVDPMLATANSATAAIDKLKERGANNIRFLCLLAAPEGIERFNAAHPDVPVFTASIDSHLNEKGYIIPGLGDAGDRMYGTK
- a CDS encoding phosphopentomutase; translated protein: MPRAILCILDSVGIGGAPDAEKYGDQGSNTFGHIAEWAADGRADRQGLRHGPLHVPNMDAMGLGAAIQLSSGTVPPGLSAVAKRGRFGVGREVSKGKDTPSGHWEIAGVPVPFDWGYFPQSEPTFPPKLIAEFIQRAKLPGILGDKHASGTEIIAALGEESIRTGKPICYTSIDSVFQIAADESHFGLDRLYEICEIAFELTKPLMIGRVIARPFIGEDATSFKRTGNRRDFAIAPPEPTLLDRNKAAGNQVYAIGKISDIYAGQGVTHKIKGTGIPQLFDKTLEALEMAADRAFIMTNFVDFDSEYGHRRDVPGYAAALELFDGLLPQMISKLRHDDLLVLTADHGNDPTWPGTDHTREQVPILVFSPSLSQGEIGIRSTFADIGESIAHWLGLSPGRHGVSFL
- the deoA gene encoding thymidine phosphorylase, producing MTFLPQEVILHKRDGLKLSREEIAQFIAGFADGTVSHAQAAAFAMAVYFQDMTMEERVALTLAMRDSGDVLDWSDLDGPVADKHSTGGVGDNVSLMLAPILAAMGIYVPMISGRGLGHTGGTLDKFDSIPGYNTNPDNVLFRQVVRQAGCAIIGQTADLAPADKALYAIRDVTGTVESISLITASILAKKLAAGLGVLILDVKTGSGAFMPTLDRSRDLAQSLVTVANGAGLRTGALITDMNEPLASAAGNALEVRNAVDFLTGKHQDERLREVTLALCAKVAEMTGVAGTEAAGRMLAESALESGRATQRFSIMVQALGGPGDFVDNMDNYLPHAAIVRDVYADGEGKVAEIDTRGVGMAVVALGGGRTRPTDSIDHSVGFDRLVGLGTSVDHHTPIARIHARDEESAADAERRLKQAYRLGADATIHVLIPESVAPTPLGQE